One Setaria viridis chromosome 5, Setaria_viridis_v4.0, whole genome shotgun sequence genomic region harbors:
- the LOC117854615 gene encoding cytidine deaminase 1, with translation MGEEQVSPRPEAAAAAVELTGFVMSAEEAKRAAAAAGVATVQDLLPLLVPSAMKRAIAPISRFPVGAVGLGASGRVYVGVNLEFRGLPLCHSVHAEQFLVANAAAAGESALSAVAVSHMPCGHCRQFLQEIRGASGIQILVTSDAEEGCAPEWRTVASLLLRPFGPHDLLPEDVPLVLEKHGNPLGDPVPAVANGFAAGDLEARLREAAEAAARAAHAPYSECPSGFAVADGDGRIYAGGCLESAAYNPTLGPVQAAIIAMVAAGGGPAGDVVAAALVEKERAAVAQEATARIFLDAVSPHASLHVYNYRPSDA, from the coding sequence ATGGGGGAGGAGCAGGTGTCGCCGAGGCCGGAGGCCGCTGCCGCAGCGGTGGAGCTGACGGGGTTCGTCATGAGCGCGGAGGAGGCCaagcgcgccgcggcggctgccggcgtgGCCACCGTGCAGgacctgctgccgctgctggtgccGTCCGCGATGAAGCGGGCGATCGCCCCGATCTCGCGGTTCCCCGTCGGCGCCGTGGGGCTGGGCGCCAGCGGCCGCGTCTACGTCGGGGTCAACCTCGAGTTCCGCGGCCTCCCGCTGTGCCACTCCGTCCACGCAGAGCAGTTCCTCgtcgccaacgccgccgccgcgggggagtcCGCGCTgagcgccgtcgccgtctcccACATGCCCTGCGGCCACTGCCGCCAGTTCCTCCAGGAGATCCGCGGCGCCTCCGGCATCCAGATCCTCGTGACCTCGGACGCCGAGGAAGGCTGCGCGCCTGAGTGGCGCACGGTCgcgtccctcctcctccgccccttcGGGCCCCACGACCTCCTCCCAGAAGATGTGCCCCTCGTCCTCGAGAAGCACGGCAACCCCCTGGGCGACCCCGTCCCCGCGGTCGCCAATggcttcgccgccggcgacctggAGGCGCGCCTGAgggaggccgcggaggcggccgcgcGGGCGGCGCACGCGCCGTACAGCGAGTGCCCGTCGGGGTTCGCGgtggcggacggcgacggcaggATCTACGCCGGGGGCTGCCTGGAGTCCGCGGCCTACAACCCGACGCTGGGCCCCGTCCAGGCGGCCATCATTGCGATGGTGGCAGCCGGAGGAGGCCCCGCCGGGGATgttgtggcggcggcgctcgtggagaaggagcgggcggcggtggcgcaggagGCGACGGCCAGGATCTTCCTGGACGCCGTGTCCCCACATGCCAGTCTCCACGTGTACAACTACAGGCCGTCCGATGCGTGA
- the LOC117859035 gene encoding peroxidase 57, translating to MSGPLAWGALCFLAVSTVLCTVDLRSDATRSAAVLSLDDYEEDSDDGSPSFSFTFPETRPRGLVFGFYDETCPDAEEIVSSTVRGLYHTDPNVAAALVRLFFHDCFIHGCDASVLLDRVGGRKSERDAAPNQSLRGFGAVDAIKRRVEAACPGTVSCADILALAARDSLVLVGGPTYPVLTGRRDSAQSSYYDVGGNIPGPNATYAMTLDAFARRGFTERETVALLGAHSIGKVRCRFFTDRIYNFAGTGVPDDSIDPDMVGEMRAVCGGDGAAPMEMGYYRQGREVGFGAHYYAKLLEGRGILRADQQLTAGSTVRWVRVYASGARGEEVFREDFAHAMVKLSALAPLTGLDGQVRISCSKPVEDN from the exons ATGTCCGGACCTCTGGCGTGGGGAGCTCTCTGCTTCCTTGCCGTCTCGACCGTCCTGTGCACCGTCGATCTCCGTTCCGATGCCACCAGGTCCGCCGCCGTGCTCTCCCTCGACGACTACGAGGAGGATAGCGACGACGGCTCACCCTCCTTCTCCTTCACCTTCCCGGAGACGCGGCCGCGCGGGCTGGTGTTCGGGTTTTACGACGAGACGTGCCCGGACGCCGAGGAGATCGTGTCGTCCACGGTGCGGGGGCTCTACCACACGGACCCCAACGTCGCTGCCGCTCTCGTCCGCctcttcttccacgactgcttcatCCAC GGCTGCGACGCCTCGGTGCTCCTGGACCGCGTCGGCGGCCGCAAGTCGGAGCGGGACGCCGCCCCGAACCAGTCGCTGCGAGGCTTCGGCGCCGTCGATGCCATCAAGCGGAGGGTGGAGGCGGCGTGCCCCGGGACCGTCTCCTGCGCGGACATCCTGGCCCTCGCCGCGCGGGACAGCCTCGTCCTGGTGGGCGGGCCTACCTACCCGGTGCTCACCGGCCGCCGCGACAGCGCCCAGAGCTCCTACTACGACGTGGGCGGAAACATCCCGGGGCCGAACGCCACCTACGCCATGACGCTCGACGCGTTCGCGCGCCGCGGCTTCACCGAGCGCGAGACCGTCGCGCTCTTAG GAGCGCACAGCATCGGGAAGGTGCGGTGCAGGTTCTTCACGGACAGGATCTATAACTTCGCCGGGACGGGCGTGCCGGACGACTCCATCGACCCGGACATGGTGGGCGAGATGCGCGCGgtgtgcggcggcgacggcgcggcgccgaTGGAGATGGGGTACTACAGGCAGGGCCGGGAGGTGGGGTTCGGCGCGCACTACTACGCGAAGCTGCTGGAGGGGCGGGGCATCCTGCGCGCGGACCAGCAGCTCACGGCAGGGAGCACCGTGCGGTGGGTGCGCGTGTACGCGTCcggggcgcgcggcgaggaggtgTTCCGCGAGGACTTCGCGCACGCCATGGTTAAGCTGTCGGCGCTCGCGCCGCTCACCGGGTTGGACGGACAGGTGCGGATCAGCTGCTCCAAGCCCGTCGAGGACAACTGA